The Bacteroidales bacterium genome has a window encoding:
- a CDS encoding saccharopine dehydrogenase family protein: protein MKNIFIFGSGRSTSALITYLEQHAGEYNWKLTIADRTEPEIPDNEVTVRVKMDVFDEQSLHQAIQDADLVISMLPAMFHPVVARACLKYGRNMLTASYVSHEMGEMDTQVKSHQLLFLNEMGVDPGIDHMSAMRVINRIREEGHELLCFETFTGGLIAPESDNNPWHYKITWNPRNVVLAGQGGPARFIQEGRYKYIPYHRLFRRTEVIDIEGYGKFEGYANRDSIKYIEKYSLQDVPTVYRGTLRRPGFCRAWDVFVQLGATDDSFTLFNTEEMTYKEFINSFLYYSLEDPVKTKLYQYMHIDQDSDVREKLEWLGIFDNVKIGLKDATPAQILEKLICEKWALEPGDKDMLVMWHKFIYKSRESGEKQLLTSSLVVLGEDQENTAMAKTVGLPLAIAAKMILTGQIKLTGVLIPTVKEIYEPVLCELEKYGVSFREGLKSFE, encoded by the coding sequence ATGAAAAACATTTTCATTTTTGGCTCCGGCCGGTCAACTTCCGCCCTGATCACTTACCTGGAACAACACGCCGGTGAATACAACTGGAAACTAACCATAGCCGACCGAACAGAACCGGAAATTCCCGATAACGAGGTTACCGTCAGGGTAAAGATGGATGTCTTTGATGAACAGTCCCTTCACCAGGCAATACAGGATGCGGACCTTGTTATCTCTATGCTACCGGCCATGTTTCACCCCGTGGTGGCAAGAGCCTGCCTTAAATACGGGCGAAATATGCTTACCGCTTCGTATGTTTCCCATGAAATGGGTGAAATGGATACGCAGGTAAAGTCGCACCAGCTGCTTTTCCTGAATGAAATGGGCGTGGATCCGGGAATCGACCATATGTCTGCCATGAGAGTGATCAATCGCATAAGGGAAGAAGGGCATGAACTGCTTTGTTTTGAAACATTCACGGGGGGACTGATCGCACCTGAATCGGATAACAACCCGTGGCATTACAAGATCACCTGGAACCCGCGGAATGTTGTTCTGGCCGGCCAGGGCGGACCGGCACGTTTTATACAGGAAGGCCGGTACAAATACATTCCCTATCACAGGTTGTTCCGCAGGACAGAGGTGATCGACATTGAAGGATACGGCAAATTCGAAGGATATGCCAACAGGGACTCCATTAAGTATATTGAAAAATATAGCCTTCAGGATGTACCCACGGTTTACAGGGGTACGCTGAGGCGTCCCGGTTTTTGCAGGGCCTGGGATGTGTTTGTTCAGCTTGGTGCCACCGATGATTCGTTCACCCTCTTTAATACCGAAGAAATGACTTATAAGGAATTCATCAATTCATTTCTTTATTACAGTCTTGAAGATCCGGTAAAAACCAAACTTTATCAATACATGCACATCGACCAGGATTCAGATGTGCGTGAAAAACTGGAATGGCTGGGTATTTTTGATAATGTAAAAATCGGTTTGAAAGATGCCACACCTGCACAGATACTCGAAAAGCTCATTTGCGAAAAATGGGCGCTGGAACCGGGCGATAAGGATATGCTGGTGATGTGGCACAAGTTCATTTACAAAAGCAGGGAGTCAGGCGAAAAGCAACTGCTTACATCCTCACTTGTGGTGCTTGGCGAGGACCAGGAAAATACGGCAATGGCCAAAACTGTAGGCCTTCCGCTTGCCATTGCGGCCAAAATGATTTTAACCGGACAGATCAAACTAACCGGCGTGCTGATTCCGACAGTAAAGGAAATTTATGAGCCTGTACTTTGTGAGTTGGAAAAGTACGGGGTTAGTTTCAGGGAAGGGTTGAAATCGTTTGAATGA
- a CDS encoding NAD(P)-dependent oxidoreductase yields MKIGILRETKTPVDTRVPLTPQQCKMVQEEFPGIAVIVQPSLQRCFPDELYRQAGISVNEDLSDCDILFGVKEVKTDELLAGKTYCIFSHTAKKQEHNRKLLKAIIEKKISLIDYELLTDVKGIRIIGFGRWAGLVGAYHGIRAYGIRLGMNPLPLPHEIGSLQTMMQLAAGYSLPHGKIALTGDGRVAGGAEEMLNAFAVRKISVDEFLEHRIYEQPVYVQLDPEKYNKHRNNPEFDLKHFFQNPHEYKSDFQRFCSLTDILIMAAYWDPRAPLLFEKELMLNDDFRIRVIADITCDLNGSVPSTIQTTRFEDPYYDYNPVTGSAELPFLSKDNITVMAIDNLPNGLPREASTDFGHNIMKSVLPLLSGNDPEKILERATITRNGNLTQLFNYLDPWVNQI; encoded by the coding sequence ATGAAAATCGGTATACTTCGTGAAACGAAAACACCCGTAGATACCCGGGTTCCGCTTACGCCCCAACAATGTAAAATGGTGCAGGAGGAATTTCCCGGAATTGCAGTAATCGTTCAGCCCTCTTTGCAACGCTGCTTCCCTGATGAATTGTACAGGCAGGCCGGAATTTCCGTCAATGAAGATCTCAGCGACTGCGATATTTTATTCGGCGTAAAAGAAGTAAAAACCGATGAATTACTGGCCGGTAAGACGTATTGTATTTTTTCGCATACAGCTAAAAAGCAGGAGCATAACCGCAAGCTGCTCAAAGCCATCATTGAGAAAAAGATTTCGCTTATCGATTATGAATTACTTACAGATGTAAAGGGGATACGAATCATCGGGTTTGGCAGGTGGGCCGGACTTGTCGGCGCTTATCACGGTATCCGGGCATATGGAATCAGGTTGGGAATGAATCCGCTTCCCTTGCCACACGAGATCGGGTCGCTGCAAACGATGATGCAGTTAGCAGCAGGATATTCTTTGCCTCATGGTAAAATTGCCCTCACCGGTGATGGTCGGGTCGCCGGTGGTGCTGAAGAAATGCTCAACGCATTCGCCGTCAGAAAAATTTCTGTAGATGAGTTCCTTGAGCACAGGATCTACGAACAACCTGTTTATGTACAACTTGATCCGGAAAAGTATAATAAGCACAGGAATAATCCGGAATTCGATCTGAAACACTTCTTTCAGAATCCCCATGAATACAAATCCGATTTTCAGCGGTTTTGCAGCCTGACTGACATCCTGATTATGGCTGCTTATTGGGATCCACGGGCTCCCTTGTTGTTTGAGAAAGAACTGATGTTGAACGACGATTTCAGGATCCGGGTTATTGCCGATATTACATGTGACCTGAACGGTTCGGTGCCTAGTACTATTCAGACAACCCGTTTTGAAGATCCGTATTACGATTATAACCCGGTTACGGGTAGTGCTGAATTGCCTTTCTTATCAAAAGATAACATTACGGTGATGGCAATTGATAACCTTCCCAATGGTCTGCCCAGGGAGGCATCAACCGATTTCGGGCACAACATAATGAAGAGTGTTTTGCCCCTTTTGTCAGGCAATGATCCTGAGAAAATCCTCGAGAGAGCCACAATAACCCGGAATGGTAACCTGACACAGTTATTTAACTACCTGGATCCATGGGTAAATCAAATCTGA
- a CDS encoding aldehyde dehydrogenase family protein gives MENIRQALQKLGIEEVNYGACTGTDWFKTSGDRLTSYSPADGKSIADVVQATKQDYEAVMRRAKKAFLTWREVPAPKRGEIVRQIGLELRKYKEPLGMLVSWEMGKIYQEGLGEVQEMIDIADFAVGLSRQLYGLTMHSERPDHRMYEQYHPLGVVGVISAFNFPVAVWSWNAFIAMACGDTVLWKPSSKVLLCAIAVHKIVEKVLRDNQVPEGVLNLVATSSKYLGDEVFRDPDLPLISFTGSTRIGKQAGRIVGERLGKTILELGGNNAIIVTGHANMELALRAVAFGAVGTAGQRCTSTRRIILHESVYDTFRDRLVAIYKSLKIGNPLDPGVHVGPLIDRQAAETFFNAVETVKKSGGTIVYGGTPYESSDCKSGCYVVPCIAEAENHFPIVQEETFAPLLYLIRYKTIDQAIEFHNSVPQGLSSAIFTTNLLEAEHFLAHSGSDCGIANVNIGTSGAEIGGAFGGEKDTGGGRESGSDAWKAYMRRQTNTINYGSQLPLAQGIQFDV, from the coding sequence ATGGAAAATATCAGGCAAGCCCTTCAGAAACTAGGTATTGAAGAAGTAAATTATGGCGCATGTACAGGAACCGACTGGTTTAAAACTTCAGGTGATCGTCTGACTTCGTATTCACCCGCGGATGGTAAATCCATTGCCGATGTCGTGCAGGCAACAAAGCAGGATTACGAAGCTGTGATGAGAAGAGCCAAAAAGGCGTTCCTCACCTGGCGTGAGGTACCGGCACCGAAAAGAGGAGAGATCGTCCGGCAGATCGGCCTTGAACTTCGTAAATATAAAGAACCTCTTGGCATGCTGGTGAGCTGGGAGATGGGAAAGATTTACCAGGAAGGGCTCGGAGAAGTCCAGGAGATGATTGATATCGCCGATTTTGCCGTGGGTCTTTCACGGCAGCTTTATGGCCTGACCATGCATTCCGAACGGCCCGACCATCGCATGTACGAGCAATACCATCCTCTCGGTGTTGTAGGGGTAATTTCCGCTTTCAATTTCCCGGTAGCCGTTTGGTCATGGAATGCCTTTATTGCCATGGCCTGCGGTGATACAGTACTTTGGAAACCCTCTTCTAAAGTTTTGCTATGTGCCATTGCCGTACATAAGATTGTGGAAAAGGTACTCAGGGATAACCAGGTACCGGAGGGAGTTCTCAACCTCGTAGCCACCAGTTCAAAATATCTTGGTGATGAAGTGTTCAGGGATCCCGATCTTCCCTTGATATCGTTCACGGGTTCTACGAGGATCGGTAAACAGGCAGGACGCATAGTTGGTGAAAGGCTGGGAAAAACGATTCTTGAACTGGGCGGAAACAACGCAATCATTGTAACTGGACATGCGAACATGGAGCTGGCTTTAAGGGCAGTTGCATTTGGTGCTGTAGGAACTGCCGGACAACGTTGCACTTCCACCCGAAGGATTATTCTGCATGAATCTGTTTATGATACTTTCCGTGATCGTCTTGTGGCTATCTACAAGAGCCTGAAAATCGGAAATCCTCTTGATCCGGGCGTTCATGTGGGACCATTGATCGATAGGCAGGCGGCAGAAACGTTTTTCAATGCTGTTGAGACAGTAAAAAAATCAGGTGGTACTATTGTGTACGGAGGTACTCCATACGAAAGCAGTGATTGCAAATCAGGCTGCTATGTGGTGCCCTGTATTGCCGAAGCCGAGAATCATTTCCCGATAGTGCAGGAAGAAACGTTTGCCCCGTTGCTGTATCTCATCCGGTATAAAACGATTGATCAGGCTATAGAATTTCATAATTCCGTTCCACAGGGACTGTCATCAGCCATATTTACAACCAACCTGCTTGAAGCCGAACATTTTTTAGCACACAGTGGATCAGATTGCGGGATTGCCAATGTGAACATCGGGACTTCAGGTGCAGAAATCGGCGGTGCATTTGGCGGAGAAAAAGACACCGGAGGAGGAAGGGAATCCGGTTCCGATGCCTGGAAGGCTTATATGCGACGGCAAACGAATACAATCAATTACGGAAGCCAGTTACCCCTGGCACAAGGTATTCAGTTTGATGTCTAG
- a CDS encoding aconitase/3-isopropylmalate dehydratase large subunit family protein → MKGKTFAEKILGAGAGTIVFKKPDIVLTHDNTASIESTFRKMFTDTAESAGARVGDPQQLMVVLDHNAPPTNSKLSNDYRQIRQFAHNQGISRFHDAGEGICHQMMAHYARPGMLIVGSDSHTCTAGAFNAFAAGIDRTETAGLWKQEETWFRVPDSLKISLNGKLPDHVYAKDLALFLMGMIGSSGADYLSVEYHGEGVKTLTVSDRMTIANLASEMGAKNAVFPPDEILAAFLNQHIEGIWADPDANYIKEISVDLSSLSPVVACPHHVDNIKCVEEVEGTPVEMALIGTCTNGRIEDLRVAASILKDKNIARDVQLLIVPASREIYLQAVKEGFIEIFLSSGANILTPSCGPCLGTGQGIPADGINVISTANRNFIGRMGNPKASIYLASPATVAASAINGKITSPAVPVSGKKYPFHIEQSSTVTVPEGENRYSNGVWDYKDADNLNTDQMFAGNLTYEINSSSPEKISPHLLKGFDASFASKVSAGDILVCGENFGCGSSREHPAVGFAHAGVQAIIVKSVSRIFFRSAINQGLPILVIPEAVDAFKKGDKVTIYWDKGKIQIGQQEFGFTPLPEKLLEILRAGGLLNSIRNSKM, encoded by the coding sequence ATGAAGGGAAAAACTTTTGCAGAAAAAATTCTGGGGGCGGGTGCCGGGACCATTGTCTTTAAAAAACCGGATATTGTCCTTACCCATGATAATACAGCCAGTATTGAAAGCACTTTCAGAAAGATGTTCACTGATACGGCTGAATCCGCCGGAGCCAGGGTAGGGGATCCGCAGCAGTTAATGGTTGTGCTTGACCATAATGCTCCTCCTACCAACAGCAAATTGTCAAACGATTACAGGCAGATAAGGCAGTTTGCGCATAATCAGGGAATCAGCCGGTTTCATGATGCCGGTGAAGGAATCTGTCACCAGATGATGGCACATTATGCGAGGCCCGGAATGTTGATCGTGGGAAGCGACAGCCACACCTGCACTGCCGGGGCATTTAACGCCTTTGCAGCAGGAATTGACAGAACTGAGACCGCCGGCTTATGGAAGCAGGAAGAAACCTGGTTCAGGGTTCCGGATTCTTTGAAAATTTCACTTAATGGAAAGCTCCCGGATCATGTATATGCCAAAGACCTTGCGTTGTTTTTAATGGGCATGATCGGATCGAGCGGTGCCGATTATCTGTCGGTTGAGTATCACGGTGAAGGAGTTAAAACACTTACAGTTTCCGACAGGATGACAATTGCTAACCTGGCTTCGGAAATGGGTGCGAAAAATGCCGTTTTCCCGCCTGATGAAATCCTTGCGGCTTTTCTTAACCAACATATTGAGGGAATATGGGCTGACCCTGATGCCAACTATATCAAAGAAATATCAGTTGATTTATCTTCTCTTTCACCCGTTGTTGCATGCCCGCACCATGTGGACAACATTAAATGCGTGGAAGAGGTTGAAGGCACACCGGTAGAAATGGCCCTCATCGGTACCTGCACAAACGGGAGAATAGAGGATCTCAGGGTGGCTGCTTCCATTTTGAAAGACAAAAATATTGCCCGGGATGTGCAACTTCTCATTGTTCCCGCTTCCCGTGAAATCTACCTACAGGCAGTTAAAGAAGGATTCATTGAAATATTCCTTTCATCCGGAGCCAATATTCTGACCCCTTCATGCGGACCATGCCTGGGAACGGGTCAGGGTATACCAGCCGACGGGATAAATGTGATTTCAACGGCAAACCGTAATTTCATAGGGCGAATGGGCAATCCCAAAGCTTCGATATACCTGGCTTCGCCCGCTACAGTGGCGGCTTCTGCGATAAATGGAAAAATCACATCCCCGGCCGTCCCGGTTTCCGGCAAAAAGTATCCTTTTCATATTGAACAGTCATCCACTGTAACTGTTCCTGAAGGTGAAAACCGTTATTCGAACGGAGTCTGGGATTATAAAGATGCGGATAACCTGAATACCGATCAGATGTTTGCCGGCAATCTAACCTATGAGATCAACAGTTCATCACCCGAAAAAATTTCACCACATCTCCTTAAAGGTTTTGATGCTTCTTTTGCTTCAAAGGTGAGCGCAGGTGATATCCTGGTCTGCGGGGAAAACTTCGGATGCGGGAGTTCACGCGAGCATCCTGCTGTTGGATTTGCCCATGCCGGTGTTCAGGCAATTATCGTTAAATCGGTCTCCAGGATATTTTTCAGGTCGGCCATTAACCAGGGATTACCTATCCTGGTGATTCCTGAGGCTGTTGATGCTTTCAAAAAGGGTGACAAGGTGACCATTTACTGGGACAAAGGGAAAATACAGATCGGACAACAGGAATTCGGTTTCACGCCTTTGCCTGAGAAGCTTCTTGAAATACTCAGAGCAGGCGGATTGTTGAACAGTATCAGAAATAGTAAAATGTGA
- a CDS encoding aconitase/3-isopropylmalate dehydratase large subunit family protein → MTIIEKILAAHSGKKSVKPGEIVDVLIDVRLARDFGGAGVVQNLQSNQLKIADPDKTFFTFDCNPTGSDQLYAANQQKCRMFARQNGIRVYDINMGIGTHLAIDDGLAEPGCTLVSTDSHANILGAIGAFGQGMGDRDIAAAWSRGSVWFKVPETIKVILQGYKPELVSAKDIALNMLRHFGADGLLGYAVEIYGMDTENLTLDERITISSMATEMGAIALLFPPSNAVIEYCKSRSYETINPVYSDNSARYANSITLDLSAFRPAVSLPGQPHNVVFVDEVRNTKIDSVFIGSCTNGRMEDMQTAAAILKGRHVAPGVVLKIVPATDEIWNSCLQQGLIAIFKAAGALVGSAGCAGCASGQIGQNGPGERTISTGNRNFEGKQGKGDVYLSSVATAAASAVAGFITTADKIPEHPVGYNTPVTKHENISKTESVKQERNIKPFILKGRVWIIERDNIDTDMIYHNRHLAVTRTEEMGQYAFGNLKGFEHFAAHAREGDIIITGNNFGSGSSRQHAVDCFRALGVQAILARSFGSIYERNAINAGFPVFTYTSIEKIQVRDGDEIEIDMQKSILKNLRNDKTVKISEFSSIQKEIYEKGDLLLI, encoded by the coding sequence ATGACAATCATTGAAAAAATACTCGCTGCACATTCGGGGAAAAAATCGGTAAAACCCGGTGAAATTGTGGATGTGCTGATTGACGTGAGGCTTGCACGCGACTTCGGGGGTGCGGGAGTGGTTCAGAACCTTCAGTCAAACCAGTTAAAGATAGCGGATCCCGATAAGACATTTTTTACATTCGACTGTAACCCGACAGGTTCGGACCAGTTATATGCAGCAAACCAGCAAAAATGCAGAATGTTTGCCCGCCAAAACGGCATCCGGGTATATGATATCAACATGGGTATCGGCACTCACCTTGCCATTGATGACGGACTGGCTGAACCCGGCTGTACACTGGTGTCAACCGATTCACATGCCAATATTCTCGGTGCCATCGGAGCATTCGGACAGGGAATGGGAGACCGCGACATTGCAGCAGCCTGGTCACGAGGATCTGTATGGTTCAAGGTTCCTGAAACTATTAAAGTCATTCTCCAGGGTTATAAACCTGAATTGGTTTCTGCCAAAGACATTGCCCTTAATATGCTCAGGCATTTCGGTGCAGACGGTCTCCTGGGTTATGCCGTTGAGATCTATGGCATGGATACCGAAAATCTTACGCTTGACGAGCGGATCACCATTTCATCCATGGCAACCGAGATGGGAGCCATTGCATTGCTTTTCCCGCCTTCAAACGCTGTGATTGAATACTGCAAGTCACGTTCATACGAAACCATTAACCCGGTTTATTCCGATAACAGCGCCCGCTATGCCAACTCCATAACTCTTGACCTGTCGGCATTCAGGCCGGCTGTTTCCCTGCCGGGACAACCGCACAATGTGGTTTTTGTGGACGAAGTGAGGAACACTAAAATAGATTCTGTGTTTATCGGAAGTTGTACAAACGGGAGAATGGAAGATATGCAAACCGCAGCCGCCATTCTTAAAGGCCGCCATGTGGCACCGGGTGTTGTTCTGAAAATTGTTCCCGCAACCGACGAAATCTGGAATTCCTGTTTACAGCAAGGTCTGATTGCCATATTCAAGGCAGCCGGGGCATTGGTGGGAAGCGCCGGATGTGCAGGGTGTGCTTCCGGTCAGATCGGGCAGAATGGCCCCGGAGAGAGAACCATCAGTACAGGTAACCGGAATTTCGAAGGGAAACAGGGCAAAGGCGATGTTTACCTGTCATCCGTCGCCACCGCGGCAGCTTCAGCGGTTGCAGGTTTTATTACAACCGCTGATAAAATTCCTGAACACCCTGTGGGTTACAATACACCGGTTACAAAACATGAAAACATATCGAAAACCGAATCTGTCAAACAGGAAAGAAATATAAAACCGTTCATTCTGAAGGGCAGGGTATGGATCATTGAGCGTGATAACATAGATACCGACATGATTTATCATAACCGGCATCTTGCTGTTACCAGAACAGAGGAGATGGGCCAGTATGCCTTCGGAAACCTCAAGGGATTTGAACATTTTGCCGCCCATGCAAGGGAAGGAGATATCATCATAACAGGCAACAATTTCGGATCGGGCAGTTCAAGGCAACATGCGGTGGATTGTTTCAGGGCCCTTGGTGTACAGGCGATCCTCGCACGATCATTCGGTTCTATTTATGAACGTAATGCCATTAACGCGGGCTTTCCTGTTTTTACCTATACGTCCATTGAAAAAATACAGGTAAGGGATGGCGATGAAATCGAGATCGATATGCAGAAAAGCATACTGAAAAACCTTCGGAATGATAAGACAGTGAAGATCTCTGAATTTTCATCCATTCAAAAAGAAATTTATGAAAAAGGGGATTTACTCCTCATCTAA
- a CDS encoding HDIG domain-containing protein encodes MNEIYNLWPELNWITDTDLREKTAATWKLALDKSVLSTGDLYRIPFTLLAGPDLKVSFMDHKRAVVHIARDCGNQFAKFFGKEMPVNMDVLIAGAILADVGKLLEYELDEKGNSRQGKYGEYLRHPFSGVSLAEQCGVPPEVCHIIAAHAAEGDLVKRSTEAYIVHHADFMTFLPFKNKTK; translated from the coding sequence ATGAATGAAATCTATAACCTCTGGCCGGAACTCAACTGGATCACAGACACGGATCTCAGGGAAAAAACAGCAGCCACATGGAAACTGGCGCTTGATAAAAGTGTTCTCAGCACCGGTGATCTTTACAGGATTCCTTTTACATTGCTGGCAGGACCCGATCTTAAAGTAAGCTTTATGGATCATAAAAGAGCGGTTGTGCATATTGCAAGGGACTGCGGAAACCAGTTCGCAAAATTTTTCGGTAAAGAAATGCCCGTGAACATGGATGTACTGATAGCAGGTGCCATTCTCGCCGATGTGGGAAAACTTCTTGAATATGAACTCGATGAAAAGGGCAACAGCCGGCAGGGAAAATACGGCGAATACCTGAGACACCCCTTTTCGGGCGTTTCACTTGCCGAGCAATGCGGGGTGCCGCCCGAAGTATGTCACATCATTGCTGCCCATGCAGCAGAGGGTGATCTTGTAAAGCGTTCAACAGAAGCTTATATAGTGCATCATGCCGATTTTATGACGTTTTTGCCGTTTAAAAACAAAACAAAATGA
- a CDS encoding isocitrate/isopropylmalate family dehydrogenase — MFQPTIVVMPGDGIGKVVMQEALRVLDAAGFKANYVQGDIGWDFWCSEGNALPDRTIRLLEQHKIGIFGAITSKPKEEAAAELSPALRDKGLIYASPIVGMRQHFDLDICIRPCKSYKGNPLNFIRRGSKGEIEEPMVDVVIFRQNTEGLYCGVEWSKPDGIVYEALRTHKNFVKNFGNVPKDEIAVSTRIFTRKATERILHAAFEHAKTHGYKSVTLCEKPNVIRETSGMMYNMAKKMQASYPGIELWNTNIDAQMMWLTKNPEDYGVIVAGNMFGDIVSDGFAGLIGGLGFACSANIGENVAVFEPTHGSAPKYAEYPVSIVNPIAMIESACMMLDHLGETDIAATIRKAIADVILEGKVRTYDMMKMKGSPDAVKQGAASTAQMAEEIIKKVRRGER, encoded by the coding sequence ATGTTTCAACCGACAATCGTAGTGATGCCCGGCGACGGGATTGGAAAAGTAGTCATGCAGGAGGCACTGAGAGTGCTTGATGCAGCCGGATTCAAAGCAAATTATGTTCAGGGAGATATAGGGTGGGATTTCTGGTGCAGTGAAGGAAACGCTTTGCCCGACCGCACGATCCGGTTGCTCGAACAGCATAAAATTGGGATTTTTGGTGCTATCACTTCCAAACCTAAAGAGGAAGCAGCGGCTGAACTTTCACCTGCTTTGCGGGATAAAGGTCTTATTTATGCCAGTCCCATAGTGGGTATGCGTCAGCATTTCGACCTTGATATCTGCATAAGACCCTGCAAATCGTATAAGGGCAATCCCCTGAATTTTATACGTCGCGGCAGCAAAGGAGAAATCGAAGAGCCGATGGTTGATGTGGTTATTTTCAGGCAGAACACAGAAGGCCTGTACTGCGGTGTTGAATGGAGCAAACCGGATGGAATTGTGTATGAAGCGTTGCGGACCCATAAGAACTTCGTCAAAAATTTCGGCAATGTCCCCAAAGATGAAATTGCCGTTTCAACACGGATATTTACCCGGAAAGCCACAGAACGAATCCTGCATGCTGCTTTTGAGCATGCAAAAACCCACGGGTATAAATCCGTCACGCTCTGTGAAAAACCCAATGTCATTCGCGAAACATCGGGTATGATGTATAACATGGCAAAAAAGATGCAGGCGTCCTATCCCGGCATTGAACTGTGGAATACCAATATTGATGCGCAAATGATGTGGCTTACAAAGAACCCGGAAGATTACGGGGTTATCGTGGCCGGTAACATGTTCGGCGATATCGTATCCGATGGTTTTGCCGGACTGATAGGCGGATTAGGTTTTGCCTGCAGCGCTAACATTGGTGAAAATGTGGCGGTTTTTGAGCCCACCCATGGCTCAGCGCCAAAATACGCTGAATACCCGGTCTCAATAGTAAACCCGATAGCCATGATTGAGTCAGCCTGCATGATGCTGGATCATCTCGGAGAAACGGATATTGCCGCTACCATAAGGAAAGCCATTGCCGATGTTATTCTCGAAGGGAAAGTCAGAACCTACGATATGATGAAAATGAAAGGCAGTCCTGATGCGGTTAAACAGGGAGCCGCTTCTACGGCGCAGATGGCGGAGGAGATTATTAAAAAAGTAAGGAGAGGTGAGAGGTGA